A genome region from Cucurbita pepo subsp. pepo cultivar mu-cu-16 chromosome LG02, ASM280686v2, whole genome shotgun sequence includes the following:
- the LOC111789260 gene encoding sm-like protein LSM7 has translation MSGRKETVLDLAKFVDKGVQVKLTGGRQVTGTLKGYDQLLNLVLDEAVEFLRDSDDPLKTTDQTRRLGLIVCRGTAVMLVSPVDGTDEIANPFIQPDGA, from the exons ATG TctggaagaaaagaaactgtTCTGGATTTGGCTAAGTTCGTGGACAAAGGCGTCCAAGTCAAGCTCACTGGCGGCAGACAag TTACGGGAACGCTTAAAGGATATGATCAATTGCTAAACCTTGTGCTGGATGAAGCTGTAGAGTTTTTAAGAG ATTCCGACGATCCATTGAAGACAACAGATCAAACCAGGCGCCTTGGCCTAATT GTTTGCAGGGGGACTGCTGTAATGCTTGTGTCTCCAGTTGATGGTACAGATGAGATTGCTAACCCCTTTATCCAACCGGATGGTGCATAG